The nucleotide sequence ATACCAGGGAGTCTGCTGTGAGACTGCCTCTCTTACAAAGAGCTGCATAAACAACACCTAAATAATATCACTAGCCATGTTAACTCAGAGGGGAGGAAATCTCAAGGGTCCCACTACAGACAAATGATGACTGCTGAGAGATGGAGAATTAGCATCTCCAAAAGATGAGACCCAGAAAGGTTATCCAAtaaaagtggtcagccctgaaactaCTTACACACAAACAATGAAAATGGACTCAAAATATTATGTATTAATATATCTATCcatacatgtgtgtttatatatgaaatatatgtaacaataaaaatcaaagaaaaagaggctgtcAGTTTAAaagtggaactgggaggaaagatGGGGAGGATTGAAGGGGGAACgggaagtgatgtaattatatcttgatttaaaattttttttaaataattaataattcaaCAAAAAGAAAGTACCTTAAATATCCTGGTGACACAAAGTCAGATATGCTTGTTTGAGTGAGGATGGCCCCTATGGAGTAATACGTTTGAATACTTGGTGCCCTGttagtagaactgtttgggaaggattaggaagtgtgggcttgctggaggaggtgtgtcactgggggtgagttGTGGAGTTTCAGAAAACTCAGGCcagtctccttttcctctctgcctCATGGCTGTGTCTTCAAACAGacttgaagccaggcatggtaacacatgcctttaGTCTAGCAgttgagaggggcagggaagtggatctctgagtttgaaaccagcctggtctacagagctggttccaggacagccagatatATGAAAagaaactctgactcaaaaaaaaaaaaaaaaaaaaaaaaacatacacagtTTTTAAGAAGCTATACTTGACATTTAACAACtatcttctgtctcctcttccttctttgtcCACATCATCGTCATTCTCATTCTCATCATTAtcaccatcttcttcctcctcctctgctcatCCTCCTCATCCTTTTCCTACTCTTTCTCCTCATCTTCATCTTGTCCCTCTGCCTCATCTGCCTTATCCTCTCTGTCCGTCTTCTACCAAATCTGATttgagaggaaaaggaaactaCAAATAAGAAGTTATCAAGTCCTAATAAACCCCACAGACCTTTGTCCCCCTGGTATTATAAAACTGGTGAAAGCTAGTGAGGAAGACACTCCCAGGAGACAGATTACAGACATGAGTGTTGCCTTCTCACAGGGGTGCTGTTACAACAGTCCCCACACTAAAGAGCTCACACACTTAAGTGTCCCTGGGgacaacaaagcaaaaaccaaccATAGCCAGAACCACCTACAGTAAAGCATCAGTCTTCCTCAGTCCACAAGCAAATGGGAGAAGAAGATCCACAAGTAATAAATAATTCAAGTTTCAGTGTCTCTGTCCGCTGCTTGAGTCTTCTCCCATCAGCTCCTTACAATAGCTGGTGCTCACCCTGTGGGGTGTAGAACTCTCTCCAGCAATACTGTATCCCTTCTCTCATGCTGCAAACAGGACCTTCTTCTGTGGATGCTGGCACCTCCTGATGAGAGACACTCACCCTTCCACACCTGCCATGGTATGAGTCCCATCTTTCAGTCATCTGGAGGCTTGATGGCTAATGCAGAGAGGTGCTAAAGAGACAGGCCCGTGTTCCCAAATACCTAAGTCTCACATACAGCCAAAGATCAGGGCAGAGCCACAAGGCATGTCTCCACTCTGTCACCTCTCAGCCTGTTCTTATTTAATTAGTAGGCATCCTTGTCTTTCTGCTCTCCAACaatgtttctttctgttctgCTAAATCATGTGACTCTGCCTCTCCAGCTGTTCATTGGCTACCTCTTTCCATCCTTCTCCAAAGCTCTCCCTCACTAACAGTTCACTGACTGCCTTTCCTGTGAGCCAGGGAGGGTGAGAGTGTCTAGGTTCTAGCTGTGCTCCTTCTGTGCGATCCTTATCTAGTCACTTCCCCAGCTCAACCTGCAATTCCAGGTTAGATTCAGCAAGGTGGAATCTGGTTGTTGCATTAGTGGGTGTTTTAAAGAGATGATACAGACTCACCACGAAGGGgttcatattttttgttttagatttacttatttcatttcatgtgtgttttctttgctggtatgtctgtgtaccacatgtaagCCTGGTGTCCAAGGAGGCCAGTAGGCtttggatctcttggaactgaACTTAAGGACTGTTGTGAGCCAACATATGGGGGCTGGGAAGCGAAatttggtcctctgcaaaaacaagtgctcttaaccactgagccatctctccagcaccaagagATTCATATATTCTTGTGGAAACTGCTCGTCTCCTGTATCAGATTTCATTACACattttctggttttatatttatatactcaTTTCACTATATCTTATCTTTAGACTATTTTTAGTATTAAAAGTCCTGTAAAATTCAGAAAAGGATACTGGATCGTATTAGTCTTCTAAATATGAGGAAAAGAGGATGAAATTTGAGTTGATTTTCAGaaaattgatttttgtttttaaggtttcttCCTTTAAACTCAGTGTGGTAACACACTCCTTTACTCCCagcccttaggaggcagagggatGCTGTGAGTTCGAGCCCGGCTTGGCCTACAGAGAGAGTTATAAGCAGTTCATCCCACACATCCCAGCCCAGCCTTGTAATAATGAGGAAGTAGAGCTGCTTGGGTCACCCAGGCTTGGCTCCTCGGTTCCTTCTCTACACAGAACTGgggttctttcttctgtttttaagactgtatttttatttttgccaggcatactggtgcatgcctttaatcccaaaacttgggaggcagaggcaggtggacctctatgagtttgaggccagcctggtaaacatagtgagttccagaatagccagggttaactctgtctccttttcttcattatacataggtatgtgtgtgtgtgtgtgtcaagtatagtgccagcagaggccagaagacaccaGACCCCCTGGAGTTAttgttacaggtggttgtgagccactgaacATCCAGTCTGGAGAACCAAACTCAAATTCTCTGCAAAAAGCAGtatgcattttttaaatatatttattaagccagatgtggtggcatacTCCTTAAATCTCCATGAGTTTAAGCCTGGTTTATAAAATGAATTCCAAAATAGCCAAGGCTTTTaaaagagactctgtctccaaaaaaaaaataagcaaataaataaacattaaaaatatttattaatttttatttatgtgtagagGGGTGCCCTTAGGGGCCAAAAGAGAACACTGGATCCTCTGTAAGTGGAGTTGcagctggctgtgagctgcctggtgtgggtgctggaatctctgaaagagcaggggtgctcttggccactgagccatctctccagccaattctcctattcttttctttttcctttgttttgatttttgagacagtgtttctctgcatagccttggctgtcctggactcactttgtagacaaggctggcctcaaactcacagagatctgcctgcctctgcctcccagagtgctaggattacaggcatgcaccaccacacccagcctctaTCCTTTTTTCTTAAGGCAGGATCTTACATAGTATTCCCAAATAaattgaaactcactctgtagaccagccatcctggccttgaactcacatatcttcctgcctctgcctcccaagtggtgggactaaaggtgtgcccGTCACCCCATGTCAGAACTTAGGTTCTAACATGCACTGTCCTCCAGATGTTAGAGCAACAGAACTCAGAAAGAGATGAATTTAATACAAGCATAATCCCTTGCTTGACACTGCAAGGATCACTCTTCTTGATggaaaatgggaaagaaaaaaaattgtccaaTTTGTTTCTTAGGGTCCTAACAAATGTTTCTTGAACTACATATTGGGAAGGACACATGAGCACTGGGGCAAGCCAACTCTGGAGCAATCATCTTGCCCTCGTTTTCTTtatattgctgtaatgaaacaccatgaccaaaagcaacttgtggaggaaagggtttatgtggCTTACAAGTTACAGTCCTTCCAAAAGTGAAgcaaaggcaggaactgaagcagagtccatggaggaaggctgcttgctggcttactcccctgacttgctcagcttgcttcttgCTTCTTACACAAATCAGAAGCACCTGTCGGGAGGGGGCAGGGGCgttccacccacagtgggctagaccctcccacatcaatcattaatctagaaaatccctcacagatgtgcccacaggccaatctaacGGAGGCAATGCATCAGAAAGGATTTCTTCTTTCCAGATGGCTCTAGCTTGTTTCAGCTCGACAAAAACTAAGCCGTTATGGGATATAGCTTAGCTTGGTTGGTAGAGTACCCGACATattggaggtcctgagttcagaaTCTAACACCACAGTGGGTTGGCACACTCCTGTAGTCCCAGGACTGTAGAAGCGGCAGCTGCAGCCACAGTGAAGCTCCATGCTGTCACCTTCGGCAGCCTGAGGTGTTTTTTTAGGGAACTCAAATTAGGCAAATCTTGATTTATGACTTCAAGACAGAAAATTATTTTGGATGAGCCAGAATGAAGCAGAGTTGGGGTTTATTTTAAATTAACAGATGATGGAATAAagagactgctcagtggttaaaaacacttgttttattgcagaagacccagattcagttccctgtactcacatggtagctaacaactctctgtaactccaattccagaggatctaatgccCTTTTCTAAtctatacacatgcatgtagCCAAaatactaatacacataaaataagtaactaAATACAATCTTTTTAAGATAAATGAAAAGCCTGACTTAAgcttggcacatgcctttaatcccagcactctggaggctaatACAggctgagagaccaaagaattaaaatttagaTTTTGGGGGTacttggtttaaagtttaaagcacaagcctgaacaaaggccagccatgGGGAGACATGTCTACCCACCTGAcaggaagaactagccttaccaaattcttttcctgcccactagagatacagttgctcgGAAACCAGACCAGATGGCCCTTTATGGTCTTgatgcctaaagtaaaccaatcatttcaaaagtcccttacccaatcatgtaacaccaaggcatgtaaccCCTCTGCTtatggtttttccctttaaaaacttgTTCCCCTAGACAGCCCTGCtgcactcctcctcttcaccaaggaggtcACTGTGACACAGGcttgagcttgtattaaataaaccctcatgtatttgcagcagagtcaattcctggtggtctttgggggccTCACGAACTGTACATAacaaggcagatctctgtgagtttaaggtcagcctgatctacattttgaactccaagccagccaggactatataaagaccctgtctcaaagaagggaAGAAACTTACACTTAACTTTATTAGTCTACATTTTCTGTTTTGGTCTTTGGGGTgtatttaaatttgtgtgtgtgtgtgtgtgtgtgtgtgtgtgtgtgtgtgcgcgcgcgcgcgcacgcgcgcgcccCACAGTGTATACTCATGTGTAAGTCAGGAAACAGCTTTTAGGAGTCAGGTATTGCCCTTCCTCCCTGTTGAGGTCCTGTACTGTATACTGGCACAGTAGCTTTAGGCAATTCTCCAAGGAGAATTCTCCTGAGGAGTACTGTAAACTCACAGTACTCCATTAGGCTTTCAAATGCGGATTCTGAAGATTAAGCTCAGGTCAACAGAACTGCACAGTTTAACACGATAACTCATTTCACAGAACTACAACTAGGTTTTGAAACAGGATGGTAACAACAATTTAAACTCTTTAAGAGCTGAGAATAAGCCCAGCAGCTAGAGAGCAGTCTCCTAGATCACTTGTTTTACTAAGTTATTTTGGGCAGCTACTTGTGAAAAAAGGATGTTCAGTAAGACAGAAAACTGCTGGACAAGCAACCATGAGGCATGGTTAGAAGCCACACTCCTGCATCCAGAGGAGAATTTGCATGTCCTGAAACTATGCTCAGTGATTGTCCTACAGATTGCTGGAAGTCTCCAGGGTACAAAGCCCTGATTGCCAAGAAAGTCAACAGTACAGATTTTGCAGGACAGAGAAAACCCCTCTGACTACCACCATAGTTTCAAATCAGCTACAAAAGAGTGAGTGAGCACAGCTCTTGTGCTCATGAGCTTTCAGCTGCAATGCTCCTGGCAGAGAGCACAGGTCATCCATATTGGTCACAGCTTCACAGAACTTCCCCATTACCACCCACGTTTCCTTCCTTAGTCCCCCTCACTTTCATGTCATGTATGCTAACCCTGCTTGTCTGGTCTCTAGGTCTCATAAAGATGGAAAGTGTCAACTGCACACTCCTGACTGAGTTCATCCTCACAGGAGTGCCCCACCCTCCCAGGCTGAGGACATTCCTGTTCCTGTTCTTTTTGCTAATCTACATCCTCACTCAGCTGGGGAACCTGCTCATCCTGATCACTGTCTGTGCAGACACACAGCTCCATGCTCGCCCCATGTACATCTTCCTTGGTGCTCTCTCCATCATCGACATGGGCATCTCTACCATCATTGTCCCCCGGCTCATGATGAACTTCACTCCAGGAATTAAGCCCATCCCATTTGGGGGCTGTGTGGCTCAACTTTATTTCTATCACTTTCTGGGCAGTACTGTGTGTTACCTCTACACCATAATGGCCTATGACAGGTACCTGGCAATATGTCAACCCCTGCGTTACCCAGTACTCATGTCTGCTAAGCTGAGTACCTTGCTGGTGGCTGGAGCTTGGGTGGCTGGCTCAATCCATGGAGCAATCCAGGCCATTCTAACCTTTCGCTTGCCCTACTGTGGTCCCAATCAGGTAGATTACTTCTTCTGTGACATCCCTGCTGTTTTGAAGCTAGCCTGTGCAGATACCACAGTCAATGAGTTGGTGACCTTTGTGGACATTGGAGTGGTGGTCGCCAGTTGTTTCTCCCTGATCCTTCTCTCATACATCTATATCATTCGGGCCATCCTGAGAATCCGCACAGCTGATGGGCGGCAGAGGGCCTTCTCAACATGTGGAGCCCATGTAACCATGGTTACTGTATACTATGTGCCCTGTGCCTTCATCTACCTGCGACCTGAGAGCCACAGCATCCTGGATGGGGCGGCTTCTCTCTTCCCCACAGCCATCACTCCTTTCCTCAATCCCCTCATCTACACTCTTCGGAACCAGGAGGTGAAGCTGGCCTTGAGGAGAATGGTATGGGGTCAAAGGACTAAGAGTGAGGTCTGAAGCACCTCTCTGCTACTGAGGAGACACCCAGGTTTCATCTTACTCTTGTGTTTAGGTTCCTGTGAGGCTCCCTTCTTGGTTTTTCTCACCTGTGTAGCCACATCAGAGTCACACAATGAGATGGAACATAGATGAAGGGAAAACACAACATTCTAGCAGTTTCTTAGTTTCCCCTCCAAATAAGCAGCTTCCATCTGTTACAGAAGTAGATAGCATCACTGAGCCACTCTATAAGACATCAAAAGATGGTATATGTGCTGGCTTCATTTTTTGTCAACCTAACACAAGACAAAGTCATATGGAAAGTGGGaaccacaactgagaaaatggctccatCAGTCTGGGCAAGCCTGTAGTATATTTTCATGATAAattattgatgtgggaaggcctggtcACTCTGGGTGATACCACCCTTAGGCtcttggtcctgggttctataagaaagcaggctgagcaagccaataagcagcactcctccatggaaTCTCCACTAGCTCTTGCTTCCAGgtccctgtcctgtttgagtttctcCCCTGACATGGAACTGTAAATGTTCTCccccaaaataattttttatcatGTTATTGTACCACAGCAACCAAAAACTTAACTTGCGTACCCAGAAGACTAGCATTCTAAAAGTGTCCAATAAGCCTTTGGTGTCCTGTCCATCACTGATCAAGTCCTTCTATGATACTCTACAGTTCTCATGTTCCATATATACCTCAACATCTAGTGCTAGACAAGGAACTATGGATGTTTGCTGGTTTCCTAACAGGCCTGACGTGGGACTTCCAAAGGACACCCCAGGTAGGGGAAGAGAGATGCTTACATGCTAAAGGAACATACCTTCTCTTGAAACTGTGCCTTTTCAACTTACCTGGTCCATAAGAAAGAGTGCAATGAGCCTTTTCAAATATTTCAAGACAATATTTCCAAATGCCCAAAGATAaaaccgagtgtgaaatttcacaTGGAGGAAAACTGGGAAGTGGCCAAGAGCACTAGCATAATTAGTCCAAACGGGCACCTCGTGGTCCATGTTTGTAAGATAAGCAAGCTCTCCCTGAGCCTAAAAGCGTGAGCAAATTTTATGAGGCCTTTGGTTTAGGCCCATTAGCACCTCCTTTTTTTTCACTGTGTCTCTGCCTTGTCCTCTTGCTTTTCAAGTTGGATTGTCACTCTGTCCATGTGCTGAAATCTCAGTGCCTACACTTCAGAGTCTCTCAGTCAAGTTTGGTCCCATGGGTGTTCATCCCCAAGGCACTCACAACTAGTTGACTAACTCTTCAAAGAGACAGAAGCTCACCTTCTCCCTTAGACAAAGCTGGTCCTTGGTGTTTTGCTCAGAAAATAGTATCAGATTCCTCTTGACACAATATTCTTTACAAACTCTCTTAAACTTTTACTacaatgaatgaataataaatcaGAAAAATTAGCTTAAGTTTGCAACTGGTAAGCCAAAACATTTATTCAAAGAATGCGTATTAtatctctttttcctcttttcttctgttttctttgtttgtttgattgattggttggttggttttttcaaggcaaggtttctctgtgtagccttggctgttctggactcactatgtagaacaggctggccttgaactcagagatctgcctgcctctgcctctcagagtgctgggatcacaagcatgtgtCACAGTGCCTGacatctttttcctctttttt is from Meriones unguiculatus strain TT.TT164.6M chromosome 9, Bangor_MerUng_6.1, whole genome shotgun sequence and encodes:
- the LOC110557731 gene encoding olfactory receptor 10G3-like, whose product is MESVNCTLLTEFILTGVPHPPRLRTFLFLFFLLIYILTQLGNLLILITVCADTQLHARPMYIFLGALSIIDMGISTIIVPRLMMNFTPGIKPIPFGGCVAQLYFYHFLGSTVCYLYTIMAYDRYLAICQPLRYPVLMSAKLSTLLVAGAWVAGSIHGAIQAILTFRLPYCGPNQVDYFFCDIPAVLKLACADTTVNELVTFVDIGVVVASCFSLILLSYIYIIRAILRIRTADGRQRAFSTCGAHVTMVTVYYVPCAFIYLRPESHSILDGAASLFPTAITPFLNPLIYTLRNQEVKLALRRMVWGQRTKSEV